The Henckelia pumila isolate YLH828 chromosome 2, ASM3356847v2, whole genome shotgun sequence genome includes a window with the following:
- the LOC140884659 gene encoding SNARE-interacting protein KEULE-like isoform X1 → MSMSDSDSSSQGGEYKNFRQISRDRLLYEMLRSAKTGDSKSSWKVLIMDKVTVKIMSYACKMADITEEGVSLVEDIHKRRQPLPTMDAIYFIQPTKENIVIFLSDMSGRSPLYRKAFIFFSSPVSRELVSHIKKDGTVLSRIGALREMNLEYFSIDSQGFVTDNDRALEDLFGDEESSRKGDACLNMMATRIATVFASLREFPSVRYRAAKSLDPNTMTTFRDLIPTKLAAAIWNCLMKYKSSLPNFPQSETCELMILDRSIDQIAPIIHEWTYDAMCHDLLNMEGNKYVHQVPSKTGGLPEKKEVLLEDHDPIWLQLRHSHIADASERLHEKMTNFVSKNKAAQIHGSRDGELSTRDLQKMVQALPQYSEQIEKLSLHVDIAGKINKIIRESGLKEVGQLEQDLVFGDAVTKDLINFLRVKEDVSRENKLRLLMIYAAVYPEKFEDGKIAKLMELARLPADDMNAVYNMKFLETSSNTKKSSIVPFSLKFDVNKKKHAARKDRPGEESAWQLSRFYPVIEDLIEKLSKGELPKNDYPCMNDPSPTFHGPAQGASVRTGQLPPPHSMRSRRTPTWARPRNSDDGYSSDSILRHASSDFTKMGQRIFVFIVGGATRSELRVCHKLSTKLKREIVLGSSSLDDPPQFITKLKLLTANELSLDDLQI, encoded by the exons GATTATTATATGAAATGCTTCGATCAGCCAAAACAGGGGACTCAAAGTCAAGCTGGAAG GTGCTCATCATGGACAAGGTAACTGTTAAAATAATGTCATATGCATGCAAGATGGCGGATATAACGGAGGAAGGAGTTTCAT TAGTGGAGGACATACACAAGCGAAGACAACCACTGCCAACCATGGATGCCATATATTTCATCCAACCAACCAAAGAAAA CATCGTTATCTTTCTCTCTGATATGTCCGGAAGATCACCCTTGTATAGAAA GGCATTCATCTTCTTTAGCTCACCTGTATCTCGAGAGTTGGTTAGTCATATAAAGAAAGATGGAACTGTTTTATCTCGCATTGGCGCCTTGAGAGAG ATGAATCTGGAATATTTTTCGATAGATAGTCAG GGTTTTGTCACTGACAATGATAGAGCTCTTGAGGATCTGTTTGGGGATGAAGAAAGTTCTCGTAAAGGTGATGCGTGTTTGAATATGATGGCTACTCGTATAGCTACAGTATTTGCTTCATTGCGG GAGTTTCCATCTGTCCGCTACCGTGCTGCCAAATCACTTGATCCTAATACAATGACCACTTTTCGCGATCTAATTCCTACAAAGCTGGCTGCTGCTATTTGGAACTGTCTCATGAAATATAAATCCAGCCTCCCGAACTTCCCCCAGTCAGAGACATGCGAGCTGATGATTTTAGATAGATCTATAGACCAG ATTGCTCCAATTATACATGAATGGACTTATGATGCGATGTGccatgatttattaaatatggAAGGGAATAAATACGTTCATCAG GTCCCGAGCAAAACAGGTGGCCTTCCAGAGAAGAAAGAGGTTCTTTTGGAGGATCATGACCCCATTTGGCTTCAGCTCCGTCACTCTCATATAGCTGAT GCAAGCGAGCGGTTGCATGAGAAGATGACAAACTTTGTATCAAAAAATAAAGCTGCACAAATCCATGGTTCGAG GGATGGTGAACTGTCTACTCGGGATTTGCAAAAGATGGTTCAAGCTCTGCCTCAATATAGTGAACAAATTGAAAAGCTCTCCCTCCATGTTGAT ATTGCTGGaaagataaataaaattattagggAATCGGGGCTTAAAGAAGTTGGGCAACTAGAGCAGGACCTGGTTTTTGGAGATGCTGTCACCAAAGACCTTATTAATTTTCTTAGAGTAAAAGAG GATGTATCACGTGAAAATAAGTTGCGATTATTGATGATTTATGCTGCTGTTTATCCTGAGAAATTTGAGGATGGCAAAATTGCAAAACTAATGGAG TTGGCAAGGCTACCGGCGGATGACATGAATGCAGTTTATAATATGAAATTTTTGGAGACATCATCAAACACCAAAAAAAGCTCAATTGTACCATTTTCCCTTAAATTTGACGTTAACAAG AAGAAGCATGCTGCTCGAAAAGACCGTCCTGGTGAAGAATCGGCATGGCAATTGTCACGTTTTTACCCTGTAATAGAG GATCTCATTGAAAAACTTAGTAAAGGTGAACTACCAAAGAATGATTATCCATGTATGAATGACCCTAGTCCAACTTTTCATGGACCTGCTCAGGGAGCATCTGTAAGGACAGGTCAACTTCCACCTCCTCATTCAATGAGATCAAGACGGACACCAACATGGGCTCGTCCTCGAAACTCTGATGATGGATATTCAAG CGACTCGATTTTAAGGCATGCGTCTAGTGATTTCACGAAGATGGGTCAACGAATTTTTGTGTTTATTGTTGGTGGAGCAACACGATCTGAG CTACGGGTTTGCCACAAGTTGTCAACAAAGCTGAAACGAGAAATTGTTCTGGGATCATCAAGTCTTGATGATCCTCCACAATTTATCACG AAACTGAAGCTGTTGACTGCAAATGAATTGTCTCTTGATGATCTTCAGATCTAG
- the LOC140884659 gene encoding SNARE-interacting protein KEULE-like isoform X2 has product MSMSDSDSSSQGGEYKNFRQISRDRLLYEMLRSAKTGDSKSSWKVLIMDKVTVKIMSYACKMADITEEGVSLEDIHKRRQPLPTMDAIYFIQPTKENIVIFLSDMSGRSPLYRKAFIFFSSPVSRELVSHIKKDGTVLSRIGALREMNLEYFSIDSQGFVTDNDRALEDLFGDEESSRKGDACLNMMATRIATVFASLREFPSVRYRAAKSLDPNTMTTFRDLIPTKLAAAIWNCLMKYKSSLPNFPQSETCELMILDRSIDQIAPIIHEWTYDAMCHDLLNMEGNKYVHQVPSKTGGLPEKKEVLLEDHDPIWLQLRHSHIADASERLHEKMTNFVSKNKAAQIHGSRDGELSTRDLQKMVQALPQYSEQIEKLSLHVDIAGKINKIIRESGLKEVGQLEQDLVFGDAVTKDLINFLRVKEDVSRENKLRLLMIYAAVYPEKFEDGKIAKLMELARLPADDMNAVYNMKFLETSSNTKKSSIVPFSLKFDVNKKKHAARKDRPGEESAWQLSRFYPVIEDLIEKLSKGELPKNDYPCMNDPSPTFHGPAQGASVRTGQLPPPHSMRSRRTPTWARPRNSDDGYSSDSILRHASSDFTKMGQRIFVFIVGGATRSELRVCHKLSTKLKREIVLGSSSLDDPPQFITKLKLLTANELSLDDLQI; this is encoded by the exons GATTATTATATGAAATGCTTCGATCAGCCAAAACAGGGGACTCAAAGTCAAGCTGGAAG GTGCTCATCATGGACAAGGTAACTGTTAAAATAATGTCATATGCATGCAAGATGGCGGATATAACGGAGGAAGGAGTTTCAT TGGAGGACATACACAAGCGAAGACAACCACTGCCAACCATGGATGCCATATATTTCATCCAACCAACCAAAGAAAA CATCGTTATCTTTCTCTCTGATATGTCCGGAAGATCACCCTTGTATAGAAA GGCATTCATCTTCTTTAGCTCACCTGTATCTCGAGAGTTGGTTAGTCATATAAAGAAAGATGGAACTGTTTTATCTCGCATTGGCGCCTTGAGAGAG ATGAATCTGGAATATTTTTCGATAGATAGTCAG GGTTTTGTCACTGACAATGATAGAGCTCTTGAGGATCTGTTTGGGGATGAAGAAAGTTCTCGTAAAGGTGATGCGTGTTTGAATATGATGGCTACTCGTATAGCTACAGTATTTGCTTCATTGCGG GAGTTTCCATCTGTCCGCTACCGTGCTGCCAAATCACTTGATCCTAATACAATGACCACTTTTCGCGATCTAATTCCTACAAAGCTGGCTGCTGCTATTTGGAACTGTCTCATGAAATATAAATCCAGCCTCCCGAACTTCCCCCAGTCAGAGACATGCGAGCTGATGATTTTAGATAGATCTATAGACCAG ATTGCTCCAATTATACATGAATGGACTTATGATGCGATGTGccatgatttattaaatatggAAGGGAATAAATACGTTCATCAG GTCCCGAGCAAAACAGGTGGCCTTCCAGAGAAGAAAGAGGTTCTTTTGGAGGATCATGACCCCATTTGGCTTCAGCTCCGTCACTCTCATATAGCTGAT GCAAGCGAGCGGTTGCATGAGAAGATGACAAACTTTGTATCAAAAAATAAAGCTGCACAAATCCATGGTTCGAG GGATGGTGAACTGTCTACTCGGGATTTGCAAAAGATGGTTCAAGCTCTGCCTCAATATAGTGAACAAATTGAAAAGCTCTCCCTCCATGTTGAT ATTGCTGGaaagataaataaaattattagggAATCGGGGCTTAAAGAAGTTGGGCAACTAGAGCAGGACCTGGTTTTTGGAGATGCTGTCACCAAAGACCTTATTAATTTTCTTAGAGTAAAAGAG GATGTATCACGTGAAAATAAGTTGCGATTATTGATGATTTATGCTGCTGTTTATCCTGAGAAATTTGAGGATGGCAAAATTGCAAAACTAATGGAG TTGGCAAGGCTACCGGCGGATGACATGAATGCAGTTTATAATATGAAATTTTTGGAGACATCATCAAACACCAAAAAAAGCTCAATTGTACCATTTTCCCTTAAATTTGACGTTAACAAG AAGAAGCATGCTGCTCGAAAAGACCGTCCTGGTGAAGAATCGGCATGGCAATTGTCACGTTTTTACCCTGTAATAGAG GATCTCATTGAAAAACTTAGTAAAGGTGAACTACCAAAGAATGATTATCCATGTATGAATGACCCTAGTCCAACTTTTCATGGACCTGCTCAGGGAGCATCTGTAAGGACAGGTCAACTTCCACCTCCTCATTCAATGAGATCAAGACGGACACCAACATGGGCTCGTCCTCGAAACTCTGATGATGGATATTCAAG CGACTCGATTTTAAGGCATGCGTCTAGTGATTTCACGAAGATGGGTCAACGAATTTTTGTGTTTATTGTTGGTGGAGCAACACGATCTGAG CTACGGGTTTGCCACAAGTTGTCAACAAAGCTGAAACGAGAAATTGTTCTGGGATCATCAAGTCTTGATGATCCTCCACAATTTATCACG AAACTGAAGCTGTTGACTGCAAATGAATTGTCTCTTGATGATCTTCAGATCTAG
- the LOC140884659 gene encoding SNARE-interacting protein KEULE-like isoform X4: MQDGGYNGGRSFIIVIFLSDMSGRSPLYRKAFIFFSSPVSRELVSHIKKDGTVLSRIGALREMNLEYFSIDSQGFVTDNDRALEDLFGDEESSRKGDACLNMMATRIATVFASLREFPSVRYRAAKSLDPNTMTTFRDLIPTKLAAAIWNCLMKYKSSLPNFPQSETCELMILDRSIDQIAPIIHEWTYDAMCHDLLNMEGNKYVHQVPSKTGGLPEKKEVLLEDHDPIWLQLRHSHIADASERLHEKMTNFVSKNKAAQIHGSRDGELSTRDLQKMVQALPQYSEQIEKLSLHVDIAGKINKIIRESGLKEVGQLEQDLVFGDAVTKDLINFLRVKEDVSRENKLRLLMIYAAVYPEKFEDGKIAKLMELARLPADDMNAVYNMKFLETSSNTKKSSIVPFSLKFDVNKKKHAARKDRPGEESAWQLSRFYPVIEDLIEKLSKGELPKNDYPCMNDPSPTFHGPAQGASVRTGQLPPPHSMRSRRTPTWARPRNSDDGYSSDSILRHASSDFTKMGQRIFVFIVGGATRSELRVCHKLSTKLKREIVLGSSSLDDPPQFITKLKLLTANELSLDDLQI, encoded by the exons ATGCAAGATGGCGGATATAACGGAGGAAGGAGTTTCAT CATCGTTATCTTTCTCTCTGATATGTCCGGAAGATCACCCTTGTATAGAAA GGCATTCATCTTCTTTAGCTCACCTGTATCTCGAGAGTTGGTTAGTCATATAAAGAAAGATGGAACTGTTTTATCTCGCATTGGCGCCTTGAGAGAG ATGAATCTGGAATATTTTTCGATAGATAGTCAG GGTTTTGTCACTGACAATGATAGAGCTCTTGAGGATCTGTTTGGGGATGAAGAAAGTTCTCGTAAAGGTGATGCGTGTTTGAATATGATGGCTACTCGTATAGCTACAGTATTTGCTTCATTGCGG GAGTTTCCATCTGTCCGCTACCGTGCTGCCAAATCACTTGATCCTAATACAATGACCACTTTTCGCGATCTAATTCCTACAAAGCTGGCTGCTGCTATTTGGAACTGTCTCATGAAATATAAATCCAGCCTCCCGAACTTCCCCCAGTCAGAGACATGCGAGCTGATGATTTTAGATAGATCTATAGACCAG ATTGCTCCAATTATACATGAATGGACTTATGATGCGATGTGccatgatttattaaatatggAAGGGAATAAATACGTTCATCAG GTCCCGAGCAAAACAGGTGGCCTTCCAGAGAAGAAAGAGGTTCTTTTGGAGGATCATGACCCCATTTGGCTTCAGCTCCGTCACTCTCATATAGCTGAT GCAAGCGAGCGGTTGCATGAGAAGATGACAAACTTTGTATCAAAAAATAAAGCTGCACAAATCCATGGTTCGAG GGATGGTGAACTGTCTACTCGGGATTTGCAAAAGATGGTTCAAGCTCTGCCTCAATATAGTGAACAAATTGAAAAGCTCTCCCTCCATGTTGAT ATTGCTGGaaagataaataaaattattagggAATCGGGGCTTAAAGAAGTTGGGCAACTAGAGCAGGACCTGGTTTTTGGAGATGCTGTCACCAAAGACCTTATTAATTTTCTTAGAGTAAAAGAG GATGTATCACGTGAAAATAAGTTGCGATTATTGATGATTTATGCTGCTGTTTATCCTGAGAAATTTGAGGATGGCAAAATTGCAAAACTAATGGAG TTGGCAAGGCTACCGGCGGATGACATGAATGCAGTTTATAATATGAAATTTTTGGAGACATCATCAAACACCAAAAAAAGCTCAATTGTACCATTTTCCCTTAAATTTGACGTTAACAAG AAGAAGCATGCTGCTCGAAAAGACCGTCCTGGTGAAGAATCGGCATGGCAATTGTCACGTTTTTACCCTGTAATAGAG GATCTCATTGAAAAACTTAGTAAAGGTGAACTACCAAAGAATGATTATCCATGTATGAATGACCCTAGTCCAACTTTTCATGGACCTGCTCAGGGAGCATCTGTAAGGACAGGTCAACTTCCACCTCCTCATTCAATGAGATCAAGACGGACACCAACATGGGCTCGTCCTCGAAACTCTGATGATGGATATTCAAG CGACTCGATTTTAAGGCATGCGTCTAGTGATTTCACGAAGATGGGTCAACGAATTTTTGTGTTTATTGTTGGTGGAGCAACACGATCTGAG CTACGGGTTTGCCACAAGTTGTCAACAAAGCTGAAACGAGAAATTGTTCTGGGATCATCAAGTCTTGATGATCCTCCACAATTTATCACG AAACTGAAGCTGTTGACTGCAAATGAATTGTCTCTTGATGATCTTCAGATCTAG
- the LOC140884659 gene encoding SNARE-interacting protein KEULE-like isoform X3 — translation MDAIYFIQPTKENIVIFLSDMSGRSPLYRKAFIFFSSPVSRELVSHIKKDGTVLSRIGALREMNLEYFSIDSQGFVTDNDRALEDLFGDEESSRKGDACLNMMATRIATVFASLREFPSVRYRAAKSLDPNTMTTFRDLIPTKLAAAIWNCLMKYKSSLPNFPQSETCELMILDRSIDQIAPIIHEWTYDAMCHDLLNMEGNKYVHQVPSKTGGLPEKKEVLLEDHDPIWLQLRHSHIADASERLHEKMTNFVSKNKAAQIHGSRDGELSTRDLQKMVQALPQYSEQIEKLSLHVDIAGKINKIIRESGLKEVGQLEQDLVFGDAVTKDLINFLRVKEDVSRENKLRLLMIYAAVYPEKFEDGKIAKLMELARLPADDMNAVYNMKFLETSSNTKKSSIVPFSLKFDVNKKKHAARKDRPGEESAWQLSRFYPVIEDLIEKLSKGELPKNDYPCMNDPSPTFHGPAQGASVRTGQLPPPHSMRSRRTPTWARPRNSDDGYSSDSILRHASSDFTKMGQRIFVFIVGGATRSELRVCHKLSTKLKREIVLGSSSLDDPPQFITKLKLLTANELSLDDLQI, via the exons ATGGATGCCATATATTTCATCCAACCAACCAAAGAAAA CATCGTTATCTTTCTCTCTGATATGTCCGGAAGATCACCCTTGTATAGAAA GGCATTCATCTTCTTTAGCTCACCTGTATCTCGAGAGTTGGTTAGTCATATAAAGAAAGATGGAACTGTTTTATCTCGCATTGGCGCCTTGAGAGAG ATGAATCTGGAATATTTTTCGATAGATAGTCAG GGTTTTGTCACTGACAATGATAGAGCTCTTGAGGATCTGTTTGGGGATGAAGAAAGTTCTCGTAAAGGTGATGCGTGTTTGAATATGATGGCTACTCGTATAGCTACAGTATTTGCTTCATTGCGG GAGTTTCCATCTGTCCGCTACCGTGCTGCCAAATCACTTGATCCTAATACAATGACCACTTTTCGCGATCTAATTCCTACAAAGCTGGCTGCTGCTATTTGGAACTGTCTCATGAAATATAAATCCAGCCTCCCGAACTTCCCCCAGTCAGAGACATGCGAGCTGATGATTTTAGATAGATCTATAGACCAG ATTGCTCCAATTATACATGAATGGACTTATGATGCGATGTGccatgatttattaaatatggAAGGGAATAAATACGTTCATCAG GTCCCGAGCAAAACAGGTGGCCTTCCAGAGAAGAAAGAGGTTCTTTTGGAGGATCATGACCCCATTTGGCTTCAGCTCCGTCACTCTCATATAGCTGAT GCAAGCGAGCGGTTGCATGAGAAGATGACAAACTTTGTATCAAAAAATAAAGCTGCACAAATCCATGGTTCGAG GGATGGTGAACTGTCTACTCGGGATTTGCAAAAGATGGTTCAAGCTCTGCCTCAATATAGTGAACAAATTGAAAAGCTCTCCCTCCATGTTGAT ATTGCTGGaaagataaataaaattattagggAATCGGGGCTTAAAGAAGTTGGGCAACTAGAGCAGGACCTGGTTTTTGGAGATGCTGTCACCAAAGACCTTATTAATTTTCTTAGAGTAAAAGAG GATGTATCACGTGAAAATAAGTTGCGATTATTGATGATTTATGCTGCTGTTTATCCTGAGAAATTTGAGGATGGCAAAATTGCAAAACTAATGGAG TTGGCAAGGCTACCGGCGGATGACATGAATGCAGTTTATAATATGAAATTTTTGGAGACATCATCAAACACCAAAAAAAGCTCAATTGTACCATTTTCCCTTAAATTTGACGTTAACAAG AAGAAGCATGCTGCTCGAAAAGACCGTCCTGGTGAAGAATCGGCATGGCAATTGTCACGTTTTTACCCTGTAATAGAG GATCTCATTGAAAAACTTAGTAAAGGTGAACTACCAAAGAATGATTATCCATGTATGAATGACCCTAGTCCAACTTTTCATGGACCTGCTCAGGGAGCATCTGTAAGGACAGGTCAACTTCCACCTCCTCATTCAATGAGATCAAGACGGACACCAACATGGGCTCGTCCTCGAAACTCTGATGATGGATATTCAAG CGACTCGATTTTAAGGCATGCGTCTAGTGATTTCACGAAGATGGGTCAACGAATTTTTGTGTTTATTGTTGGTGGAGCAACACGATCTGAG CTACGGGTTTGCCACAAGTTGTCAACAAAGCTGAAACGAGAAATTGTTCTGGGATCATCAAGTCTTGATGATCCTCCACAATTTATCACG AAACTGAAGCTGTTGACTGCAAATGAATTGTCTCTTGATGATCTTCAGATCTAG
- the LOC140885020 gene encoding uncharacterized protein — MDFQHDKQETITCDYSYDVFEDEDDVLFVELRRQVLQLTADDEDEDEDRLRLYENKHLRTAEARKWIPKNGSLCGVTQGAGCYYNWVVSKEDYVAPAWMLKLWRNGNNGTGVFIPQVSQTRRKNKPRRKNERGRTWKRMDY; from the exons ATGGATTTTCAGCATGATAAGCAAGAGACGATAACGTGCGATTACTCGTACGATGTgttcgaagatgaagatgatgttCTCTTTGTTGAACTTAGGAGGCAAGTCTTGCAGTTGACAGcagatgatgaagatgaagacGAAGATAGACTCAGACTCTATGAAAACAAGCATTTGAGAACTGCAGAAGCCCGGAAATGGATCCCGAAAAACGGCAGCTTGTGTGGTGTTACACAAGGTGCAGGTTGCTATTACAATTGGGTAGTGAGCAAGGAGGATTATGTAGCACCTGCATGGATGTTGAAGTTGTGGAGAAATGGAAATAATGGGACTGGAGTTTTTATACCACAAGTTTCTCAGACTAGAAGGAAAAATAAGCCAA GGAGGAAGAATGAAAGAGGAAGAACTTGGAAAAGGATGGACTATTAG